A window from Limosilactobacillus panis encodes these proteins:
- a CDS encoding IS30 family transposase has product MLSFQNRVVIETLHNEGRSLRYIANYLGFSKTTIFNELHRLNSEYQAELAQTDFERKVSQRGRKFSLTKNLKHLIEEKIQIQKWSPEQVAHVVGIAYKTVYNWIDQGWLDVQLPDLPDHGIRRHRAKEKRGTFSHGRSIEERPHKVETRQEFGHFEADTVLSGKRKGQAVATFVERKSRLTIVKRLHGRDSQSMTQAVLELASQLQDKLKTLTVDHGKEFANYQAIEQQTGTPVYFAHAYSPHERGSNENRNRVLRRFIPKGQAIEELSDRQLIQINWYLNSQPLKCLNWRTPIEIFLRNLRY; this is encoded by the coding sequence ATTTTATCATTCCAGAACCGTGTTGTCATTGAAACGCTTCATAATGAAGGACGTTCCTTGCGATACATCGCTAACTACTTAGGCTTTAGTAAGACCACCATCTTTAACGAACTTCACCGGCTAAATAGTGAGTACCAGGCTGAGCTAGCGCAAACTGACTTTGAACGCAAGGTTAGTCAACGGGGGCGGAAGTTTTCGCTCACTAAAAACCTTAAACACTTGATCGAAGAAAAGATTCAAATCCAGAAGTGGTCCCCTGAACAAGTTGCCCATGTGGTTGGGATTGCCTACAAGACGGTCTATAACTGGATTGATCAAGGATGGCTTGATGTACAGTTGCCCGATTTGCCTGATCATGGAATTCGTCGTCATCGTGCTAAAGAAAAGCGTGGTACGTTCAGTCACGGCCGCTCCATTGAGGAGCGGCCTCATAAAGTCGAAACTCGCCAGGAATTCGGCCACTTTGAAGCTGATACCGTACTTTCTGGCAAACGTAAAGGCCAAGCTGTGGCTACTTTTGTGGAGCGTAAGAGTCGCCTGACAATTGTTAAACGGCTCCATGGTCGCGACAGTCAGTCCATGACTCAAGCCGTACTTGAACTAGCTAGTCAACTTCAAGACAAGCTCAAGACGCTTACCGTAGATCATGGTAAAGAGTTCGCTAACTACCAGGCAATTGAGCAGCAAACTGGTACTCCGGTTTATTTTGCCCATGCTTATTCACCACATGAACGCGGCAGTAATGAGAACCGTAACCGAGTTTTACGACGCTTTATTCCCAAAGGCCAAGCCATTGAAGAGTTAAGCGATCGCCAGCTGATTCAAATTAATTGGTATTTGAATTCCCAACCACTCAAATGTTTAAATTGGCGAACACCGATTGAGATCTTTTTGCGTAATCTGCGTTACTAA
- the hemH gene encoding ferrochelatase, with amino-acid sequence MSNKKAVLLMSYGTPYEISDIMGYYTNIRNHHEPPKPLYDELVSRYKAIGGTSPLAKISDAQAKGLQAQLDQEFPGEYQVFVGYKYIHPFIQDAVKDILAAGIKTIYGIPLAPHYSAFNTGDYHARAKEVLVNHGDVTYVEAKSWWQNDDLIHFWSDQLVALKPQIDQPDTKVILSAHSLPMSIIDGGDSYRDEVEANMRTVVKTAGLTPDQYTIAWQSAGRTEQKWIGPDFVTVAQNLIEQDNIKHIISASVGFINDNLEILYDVDIELKQAIETKGGKLTRLQMPNDDPKLISALKAEVLKLAKA; translated from the coding sequence ATGAGTAATAAAAAAGCAGTTCTATTAATGTCCTATGGTACACCATATGAAATTAGCGATATTATGGGCTATTACACCAATATTCGCAACCATCACGAGCCACCAAAGCCATTGTATGATGAATTGGTAAGCCGTTATAAAGCCATTGGCGGGACTTCACCGTTAGCTAAGATTTCTGACGCCCAGGCGAAAGGATTGCAAGCACAATTAGATCAAGAGTTCCCCGGTGAATATCAAGTTTTTGTCGGTTATAAATATATTCATCCATTTATTCAAGATGCAGTTAAAGATATTTTAGCCGCTGGGATTAAAACTATTTACGGTATTCCTTTGGCACCGCACTACTCAGCTTTTAACACGGGTGACTATCATGCCCGAGCTAAGGAAGTGTTGGTTAACCATGGAGATGTAACCTATGTTGAAGCAAAGAGCTGGTGGCAAAATGATGATTTGATTCATTTTTGGAGTGATCAATTGGTAGCATTGAAACCACAAATCGACCAGCCTGATACTAAAGTCATTCTCAGTGCCCATAGTTTACCAATGAGTATCATTGATGGGGGTGACAGTTATCGTGATGAAGTTGAAGCAAATATGCGTACCGTGGTTAAAACTGCTGGATTAACGCCAGATCAATATACCATTGCTTGGCAAAGTGCTGGTCGGACAGAACAGAAATGGATCGGACCAGATTTTGTTACAGTGGCACAAAACTTAATTGAACAGGATAATATCAAACATATTATTTCCGCATCCGTTGGTTTCATCAATGATAATCTAGAGATTCTATATGATGTGGATATTGAATTAAAGCAGGCTATTGAAACTAAGGGTGGCAAATTAACCCGACTACAAATGCCTAATGACGATCCTAAGTTGATCAGCGCCCTAAAAGCAGAAGTACTTAAATTAGCAAAAGCATAA
- a CDS encoding chlorite dismutase family protein, producing the protein MANTNSKFYTNKEMAKICGVSEASMTNLVKSSELAPVRMGKYGRKYYDSNALKKVKSHYKNKAKPSTNSAKVSTKDDIIKQQQDHIDDLKAQIKTLNEQLVVKDRQIEAQTEQIKQTSVLLSQAHTLTYDERRQFMHDHGTVGRTYAGKIWQYITGSIGLDDFEWGVTLFAETPLMFKKIIAEMRYYEASSVYGEFPYFVVGTHMDNAGL; encoded by the coding sequence ATGGCTAATACTAATTCTAAATTCTACACAAACAAGGAAATGGCAAAAATTTGTGGCGTTTCTGAGGCGTCAATGACGAATTTAGTTAAGTCATCAGAATTAGCCCCAGTAAGAATGGGCAAATACGGCCGTAAATACTATGATAGCAATGCCTTAAAGAAGGTTAAAAGCCACTATAAGAATAAGGCTAAGCCGTCAACTAATTCTGCTAAAGTATCAACCAAAGATGACATAATTAAACAACAACAGGATCATATTGACGATCTAAAGGCTCAAATTAAGACCCTTAATGAACAGTTAGTTGTCAAAGATAGGCAAATTGAAGCCCAAACTGAACAGATCAAGCAAACTTCTGTCTTATTGTCACAGGCCCATACCCTAACTTACGATGAGCGCCGTCAATTCATGCATGATCATGGCACAGTCGGTCGGACATATGCTGGTAAAATTTGGCAATATATCACTGGATCCATTGGTCTGGACGATTTCGAATGGGGCGTGACTCTTTTTGCAGAGACACCACTGATGTTCAAAAAAATTATTGCTGAGATGCGTTATTATGAAGCCAGTTCTGTCTATGGTGAGTTTCCATATTTTGTGGTGGGCACACACATGGACAATGCTGGATTATAA
- a CDS encoding MFS transporter, translated as MINTVEKVRSHFWIYAIAVFISQLDGGTVSTMLPALTRTFGLSSVNSSWVAGIYTLGLVIGTPIASNLSDIYGAKKIFMGELGIWFLGALLTGIAPTYGLFLLGRFILALGDCGIIVLSINLMLHTAGHQRQGRKVSVVGVVSGLASIFAPIFVGLTLAFTGNWRAFYYSLLPFIAILFLLVWRILDNEVKEEQWQTDFPGLTAFTIFITSFMLFLTFIQQFNTYKYLIFALIVVAAISLWTFIRVERNIAPNKMPFLPINLLKKPAYSLTLLLGLLGGTLFAVFIYIPTYVHTVFHLPMRLSGMTLVVTGLGSVIGSWIGGLMVDKLGNKRTLIISAASIGLSGLLIIFGLSQLRLFIIFSFILGLGLGSFMSAPLQVIAGRMAGKGNRVQAIGGLSTTKKIGATVAPIVYASVIQLNVNNVHMGIQVYRGIFVLLVVIAVISIIVTSLIPFTKEENL; from the coding sequence ATGATTAATACGGTTGAGAAAGTACGATCGCATTTCTGGATTTATGCAATTGCAGTTTTTATTTCGCAACTAGATGGGGGCACGGTGTCAACGATGCTTCCAGCACTAACCCGGACTTTTGGCTTGAGTTCAGTGAATTCATCCTGGGTTGCAGGCATTTATACATTGGGACTAGTGATCGGTACACCAATCGCTTCTAATTTATCAGATATTTATGGCGCAAAAAAAATATTTATGGGTGAACTAGGTATTTGGTTCCTGGGTGCTCTATTAACCGGTATTGCGCCAACATACGGTTTATTCCTACTAGGTCGTTTTATTCTGGCTTTAGGGGATTGTGGCATTATTGTATTATCCATCAATCTCATGTTACATACGGCTGGACATCAACGCCAAGGCCGTAAAGTCTCTGTTGTTGGTGTTGTTTCAGGTTTAGCTTCAATCTTTGCCCCTATTTTTGTAGGGTTAACGCTGGCCTTTACAGGTAACTGGCGTGCCTTTTATTATAGTTTATTGCCATTTATTGCTATTTTATTCCTATTAGTATGGCGGATTTTAGATAACGAAGTGAAAGAAGAACAGTGGCAAACTGATTTTCCAGGTCTAACCGCCTTTACAATCTTTATCACCTCATTCATGCTCTTCCTGACATTTATTCAACAATTCAACACTTATAAGTATCTCATCTTTGCTCTAATAGTAGTTGCAGCAATTAGCCTGTGGACCTTCATCAGAGTTGAACGCAATATTGCACCTAATAAGATGCCATTTTTACCAATTAATTTATTGAAGAAACCCGCATATAGTTTAACGCTGTTATTAGGTTTACTCGGCGGTACACTTTTCGCCGTATTCATCTACATTCCTACCTATGTTCATACTGTTTTCCATCTACCAATGCGTCTATCAGGGATGACTCTAGTTGTCACCGGGTTGGGGAGTGTGATCGGTTCTTGGATCGGTGGCCTAATGGTCGATAAACTAGGTAATAAAAGAACATTAATTATTTCGGCCGCTTCAATTGGCTTATCCGGTCTTTTAATTATTTTTGGTCTAAGCCAATTACGCCTCTTCATAATATTCTCCTTCATCCTCGGCCTTGGTTTAGGTAGCTTCATGTCTGCACCATTGCAAGTTATTGCCGGTCGGATGGCTGGTAAGGGGAATCGTGTCCAAGCAATCGGCGGCCTATCCACCACCAAAAAAATTGGTGCCACCGTTGCACCAATTGTCTACGCCTCCGTTATTCAATTAAATGTGAATAATGTCCACATGGGTATTCAAGTTTATCGTGGCATTTTTGTCCTATTAGTAGTGATTGCAGTGATCAGCATCATTGTTACTAGTTTAATTCCCTTTACGAAAGAAGAAAATCTATGA